From the Maioricimonas rarisocia genome, one window contains:
- a CDS encoding DUF1559 domain-containing protein, producing MVRLRCGRRGFTLIELLVVIAIIAILIALLLPAVQQAREAARRSQCKNNLKQFGLALHNYHDTYNMFPRFVQGSRYDGQGDGWRSFSAHAMVLPYIDQAPLYNQINFNINACCHNGGYSGSPDTNDPLLNDKRLTVFVCPSDSPPQNMGAPNNYAVCMGPNTGFDADVNQGQQNGMFNRHQWINISAVTDGTSNTFAVSELITTDQGGQVGSQTELARIRNGQSVKPEYNNPRAWGLATAPITKADVDGWGQACAAITSINGNRVGDKWFHGEPARTAYNTLLTPNSNFPNCSFHCSGCHPDGGGLYPARSKHEGGVHSLLGDGAVRFISENIDWGTYQALGGRNDGVPVGEF from the coding sequence ATGGTTCGTCTTCGTTGTGGACGTCGGGGGTTTACCCTCATCGAGTTGCTCGTCGTGATCGCCATTATCGCGATCCTCATTGCGTTGCTGCTTCCGGCGGTGCAGCAGGCCCGCGAAGCGGCCCGACGCTCGCAGTGCAAGAACAATCTCAAGCAGTTTGGTCTGGCACTGCACAATTACCACGACACGTACAATATGTTCCCCCGTTTCGTGCAGGGGTCCCGGTACGACGGGCAGGGTGACGGTTGGCGGAGCTTCAGTGCGCATGCCATGGTCCTTCCCTACATTGATCAGGCCCCGCTGTACAACCAGATCAACTTCAACATCAACGCCTGCTGCCACAACGGCGGATACTCGGGATCGCCGGACACGAATGATCCGCTTCTCAACGACAAGCGTCTGACCGTCTTTGTCTGCCCCTCGGACAGTCCTCCGCAGAACATGGGGGCGCCGAATAACTATGCCGTCTGCATGGGCCCCAATACCGGCTTCGATGCCGATGTCAACCAGGGACAGCAGAACGGCATGTTCAACCGGCATCAGTGGATCAACATCTCTGCAGTGACGGACGGCACGTCCAACACATTCGCAGTCAGCGAACTGATCACGACCGATCAGGGAGGCCAGGTGGGGAGCCAGACCGAACTGGCACGGATTCGCAATGGTCAGAGCGTGAAGCCCGAGTACAACAATCCCCGCGCCTGGGGACTGGCGACTGCGCCGATCACCAAAGCGGACGTCGACGGCTGGGGACAGGCCTGTGCGGCGATCACGTCGATCAACGGTAATCGTGTAGGGGACAAATGGTTCCACGGTGAGCCGGCCCGCACAGCCTACAACACGCTGCTGACCCCGAATTCGAACTTCCCCAACTGTTCCTTCCACTGTAGCGGCTGCCATCCCGATGGCGGCGGTCTCTACCCGGCCCGCAGCAAGCATGAAGGTGGTGTGCACTCGCTGCTCGGCGACGGAGCCGTCCGGTTCATCAGCGAAAACATCGACTGGGGAACCTACCAGGCGCTCGGTGGCCGCAACGATGGCGTGCCGGTTGGCGAGTTCTGA
- the rpmA gene encoding 50S ribosomal protein L27 has product MAHKKGQGSTRNGRDSISKRRGVKKFGGESVRAGNILIRQCGTKWHAGQNVGVGNDYTLFALIDGTVVFDRDGRRVNVAAAENN; this is encoded by the coding sequence ATGGCTCATAAGAAGGGACAGGGATCGACCCGCAACGGTCGCGATTCGATCTCCAAGCGACGTGGCGTGAAGAAGTTCGGTGGCGAGAGCGTTCGCGCCGGCAACATCCTCATTCGCCAGTGCGGCACCAAGTGGCACGCCGGCCAGAATGTGGGCGTGGGGAACGACTACACGCTGTTCGCGCTGATTGACGGCACGGTTGTCTTCGATCGCGACGGCCGACGCGTCAACGTTGCTGCCGCCGAGAATAACTGA
- a CDS encoding CRTAC1 family protein, which yields MSRKTSKSGAARTWTAVGLLMLLLTGCGSGGGDTAPQESDPQAEATDAAETPLQFVDETSRLRPVPAYENGETAGRNSIVESLGGGVGLVDFDVDGRLDVCFPGGGLFEGNSLVGLPTSLLRQTANGTFENVSGISRIDAAGYYSHGCSVADYDADGFADVLITGYGGLELWRNLGDGTFERAAETAGLIDPSWSSSAAWGDLDGDGHLDLYVAHYVNWSFENDPACYGPGGKRDVCAPRDFDGLDDTVFLSNGDGTFRDGSEEVGLVPEGKGLGVLLADLDHNGALDAYVANDTTNNFLYLNDGSGQLEERGVLSGTAVDALANANGSMGLVLTDFNLDGRSDLWVANYEDENFALYRNDGGGNFLYFSTQAELNLLGTLFVAFGCVPGDFDLDGDEDVAVANGHVVHIPRNAPLRQQPLMMVNDAGDRFERVMPAGSDYFEQQHPGRGLATGDLNGNGLLDLVFTNIREAPALLLNESQVAGESLQLRLVGRASNRTAIGARIELKTPAGTLLRHVVGGGSYLSSSDRTLHFGIPEGATVEEAVIHWSGGHVDRVGVDALTSESQHRLLVIVEGRDDEPAEIVELPRVR from the coding sequence ATGTCACGGAAGACGAGTAAGTCCGGTGCGGCACGTACGTGGACCGCTGTCGGACTGTTGATGCTGCTGCTGACCGGCTGCGGCAGCGGTGGTGGCGACACCGCACCTCAGGAATCCGATCCGCAGGCAGAGGCAACAGACGCTGCCGAAACGCCGCTCCAGTTCGTCGACGAGACCTCCCGCCTGAGACCGGTTCCGGCATATGAGAACGGCGAAACGGCCGGCCGCAATTCGATCGTCGAATCACTCGGCGGCGGCGTTGGTCTGGTCGACTTCGACGTCGACGGTCGGCTGGATGTCTGCTTTCCCGGTGGCGGGCTGTTTGAAGGCAACTCGCTGGTTGGTCTTCCAACGTCACTGCTGCGGCAGACCGCCAATGGAACCTTCGAGAACGTGAGCGGTATTTCGCGCATTGATGCCGCGGGGTATTACTCACACGGCTGCAGCGTGGCGGACTACGATGCCGATGGATTCGCCGACGTGCTGATCACCGGTTATGGCGGCTTGGAACTGTGGCGCAATCTCGGTGACGGGACCTTCGAGCGTGCAGCCGAGACTGCCGGGCTGATCGATCCGTCCTGGAGTTCAAGCGCCGCGTGGGGGGACCTCGATGGCGATGGTCACCTCGATCTCTACGTCGCCCACTATGTCAACTGGTCGTTCGAGAACGATCCGGCCTGTTACGGCCCGGGCGGCAAGCGTGATGTGTGTGCTCCCCGGGACTTCGACGGTCTGGACGATACGGTCTTCCTCAGCAACGGCGACGGCACGTTCCGCGACGGCTCCGAAGAGGTCGGTCTCGTTCCGGAAGGAAAGGGACTGGGAGTATTGCTGGCCGACCTCGACCACAACGGGGCGCTCGATGCCTACGTGGCCAACGACACGACCAACAACTTTCTGTACCTGAATGATGGCAGCGGGCAACTCGAGGAACGGGGCGTCCTGAGCGGCACGGCGGTCGATGCCCTGGCGAACGCCAACGGCAGCATGGGGCTGGTGCTGACGGACTTCAATCTCGATGGCCGGTCGGATCTGTGGGTTGCCAACTACGAAGACGAGAATTTCGCCCTCTACCGCAACGACGGGGGTGGCAACTTCCTGTATTTCAGCACGCAGGCGGAGCTGAATCTGCTGGGGACACTTTTCGTCGCGTTCGGGTGCGTACCGGGTGACTTCGACCTGGACGGAGACGAAGATGTCGCCGTCGCCAATGGCCATGTCGTTCACATCCCCCGGAATGCTCCGCTGAGGCAGCAACCGCTGATGATGGTCAACGACGCCGGCGATCGGTTCGAGCGTGTCATGCCGGCCGGCAGCGACTACTTCGAACAGCAGCATCCGGGACGCGGCCTGGCCACCGGCGATCTCAACGGGAATGGCCTGCTCGATCTGGTGTTCACCAACATTCGCGAGGCCCCTGCCCTGCTCCTCAATGAGTCCCAGGTTGCGGGAGAGTCACTGCAACTGCGACTCGTTGGCCGGGCGAGCAACCGGACTGCGATCGGAGCGCGGATTGAACTCAAGACTCCAGCGGGGACGTTGCTGCGACACGTCGTCGGTGGCGGAAGCTATCTGTCCTCCAGTGACCGGACGCTGCACTTCGGGATCCCCGAGGGGGCGACGGTCGAAGAGGCGGTGATCCACTGGTCCGGCGGGCATGTCGACCGGGTCGGTGTGGACGCCCTCACTTCAGAATCGCAACACCGATTGTTGGTGATCGTCGAGGGGAGGGACGATGAGCCGGCGGAGATCGTTGAGCTTCCCCGCGTTCGCTGA
- a CDS encoding extracellular solute-binding protein, producing the protein MLSPTRNATLLRRMAGLYVLMGLLLAGCPGGNSTQAPQEPAVPSLAGEEITLTVVGTVGESTTWDLAISEWEAATGANCVRNTLENANPASIEPVVAETPGLLVLPLLSLPDLMQAGIVATVPEEVARSPQSPWQELFDGLRRGVAAPQERTTNLPLAAPPLLLWYRADLFERAELQPPRTWEEYDALVASIAEWGDGAFAAEPWEGDFAATMLMARAASSALHPDNFSFYLDVSTGEPLIDREPFVRTLQRVVDSRRAEPGQLQLLSRDACWTALIAGEAAMAVSTGPVSTGQGQAPQAGATRPEGIRLAAVPLPGSNEAFDHETGEWQPLDQTLNRVTVVGQGGYTVCVARSAGEELRQASWNLWETIEAAERDNGFRGDYWTLCRASQSGLFASRMGILHGLEQTQFSDAVAASLREPRVVLDIALPQREVFAHLLAEAVHRVFEDDATPAEALKEAADAWAAQAQQIGPAHVLNTCRAAMGLSPMPALDR; encoded by the coding sequence GTGTTATCGCCGACCCGCAACGCAACGCTTCTCCGGCGAATGGCCGGTCTTTACGTCCTGATGGGACTACTGCTGGCCGGGTGCCCGGGTGGCAACTCGACTCAAGCGCCTCAGGAGCCAGCCGTACCGTCCCTGGCCGGTGAAGAGATCACTCTGACGGTTGTAGGCACGGTCGGGGAATCGACCACCTGGGATCTGGCGATTTCCGAGTGGGAAGCCGCCACCGGCGCGAACTGCGTGCGGAACACGCTGGAGAATGCCAACCCCGCCAGCATCGAACCGGTCGTCGCGGAGACGCCAGGACTGCTCGTGCTGCCGCTGCTGAGCCTGCCGGACCTGATGCAGGCCGGAATCGTCGCCACCGTTCCCGAGGAGGTGGCCCGCAGCCCGCAATCCCCCTGGCAGGAACTGTTCGACGGACTCCGCCGCGGTGTCGCGGCTCCGCAGGAGCGAACGACAAACCTGCCGCTCGCGGCTCCGCCCCTGCTGCTATGGTACCGGGCCGACCTGTTCGAGAGGGCAGAGCTGCAGCCACCTCGCACATGGGAAGAGTACGACGCACTGGTCGCCTCGATCGCCGAGTGGGGCGATGGAGCGTTTGCCGCAGAGCCGTGGGAAGGTGATTTTGCCGCAACGATGCTGATGGCCCGTGCGGCCTCGTCTGCCCTTCATCCGGACAACTTCTCGTTCTATCTCGACGTCAGCACCGGCGAACCGCTGATCGACCGCGAACCATTCGTCCGCACATTGCAGCGTGTCGTCGATTCCCGCCGGGCCGAGCCGGGGCAGCTGCAGCTCTTGTCGCGTGACGCCTGCTGGACGGCACTGATCGCAGGCGAGGCAGCCATGGCAGTTTCGACCGGTCCGGTCTCCACGGGCCAGGGACAGGCTCCGCAAGCAGGAGCCACGCGTCCGGAGGGGATCCGACTCGCCGCGGTGCCTCTTCCAGGATCGAACGAAGCCTTCGACCACGAAACGGGCGAGTGGCAGCCGCTGGACCAGACGCTCAACCGGGTGACGGTCGTCGGGCAGGGGGGCTATACGGTCTGCGTCGCGAGATCGGCCGGCGAAGAACTCCGGCAGGCCTCCTGGAATCTGTGGGAGACGATCGAAGCGGCAGAGCGGGACAACGGCTTTCGCGGCGACTACTGGACATTGTGCCGGGCATCGCAGTCCGGCCTGTTCGCGTCGCGAATGGGCATCCTGCATGGGCTGGAGCAGACACAGTTCAGTGATGCCGTCGCTGCCAGCCTGCGCGAACCGCGCGTCGTTCTCGACATCGCCCTGCCGCAGCGGGAAGTCTTCGCACACCTGCTCGCAGAAGCGGTTCACCGGGTGTTCGAGGATGACGCGACACCGGCAGAAGCACTGAAAGAAGCAGCCGACGCGTGGGCGGCACAGGCGCAGCAAATCGGCCCGGCACACGTGCTGAACACATGCCGGGCCGCGATGGGTCTGTCACCAATGCCGGCCCTGGACCGCTGA
- a CDS encoding tetratricopeptide repeat protein translates to MTVDTAEPVIPTRRRARYWLFGLLLLAGAGGLLWGSRGLAHLALWRGREAARNHDWRTAESWLAEAQSWHPLGGESTFAWARLNRRLGRIDVMSSALQDAADAGFSPRKLQREVWLAEAQSGRMQSLDAKLGNLLVAGEDLPAICEAYVLGCLLNYRLNDALRLLDLWQADFPDDPQPHYLRGRLIEHSTDFEGAANEYRRAVELASGHGAATYNLGRALLALQNTKEALRAYEQATPILYAPQPGLVGQAHCLRLLGRLDEARSRLDEALASPADDPEVAWRLAGEPVDAAASRVPAEYGHVELAAENYPEAEKWLRQALEADPHGWRNRYSLATALRQQGKTEEAAAHSERVEATKQALAECDRLIVKLRKVPDDVEARFTLGRTFLQHVSEKQGVVWLRSVLDHDPQHQPTHRLLADFYRDHADENPEFAALADYHRRQLQADQEPQDVTEDE, encoded by the coding sequence ATGACTGTCGATACGGCCGAGCCCGTCATACCGACGCGTCGACGGGCGCGCTACTGGCTGTTCGGCCTTCTGTTGCTGGCGGGCGCTGGTGGTCTGCTGTGGGGATCGCGCGGTCTGGCGCATCTGGCTCTCTGGCGGGGCCGCGAGGCGGCTCGCAATCACGACTGGCGAACGGCTGAGTCATGGCTGGCCGAAGCGCAATCGTGGCATCCGCTCGGGGGCGAGAGTACGTTCGCATGGGCGCGGCTGAACCGCCGTCTCGGGCGGATCGACGTCATGAGCAGCGCGCTGCAGGACGCCGCCGATGCCGGCTTCAGTCCCCGGAAGCTGCAGCGCGAGGTCTGGCTGGCCGAAGCGCAGTCCGGACGAATGCAGAGTCTGGATGCGAAGCTGGGAAATCTGCTCGTGGCCGGCGAAGATCTGCCGGCGATCTGCGAAGCATATGTACTCGGCTGCCTGCTGAACTACCGCCTCAACGATGCGCTGCGACTGCTGGACCTGTGGCAGGCGGACTTTCCGGACGACCCGCAGCCCCACTACCTCCGGGGGAGGCTGATCGAGCACAGCACCGACTTCGAAGGTGCCGCCAACGAGTATCGTCGCGCTGTCGAACTGGCCTCCGGGCACGGGGCGGCAACATACAATCTTGGCCGTGCTCTCCTCGCGCTTCAAAATACCAAAGAGGCGTTGCGGGCTTACGAGCAGGCGACTCCGATCCTGTACGCACCCCAGCCGGGACTGGTCGGTCAGGCTCACTGTCTGCGACTGCTGGGGCGACTCGATGAAGCACGGAGTCGGCTCGACGAGGCGCTGGCCTCTCCTGCAGACGATCCCGAAGTCGCCTGGCGGCTGGCCGGCGAACCGGTCGATGCCGCGGCCAGTCGCGTTCCCGCCGAGTACGGTCACGTCGAACTGGCTGCCGAGAATTACCCGGAAGCGGAGAAATGGCTGCGGCAGGCATTAGAGGCCGATCCTCATGGTTGGCGGAACCGCTACTCGCTGGCGACCGCCTTGCGGCAGCAGGGGAAGACCGAAGAGGCGGCCGCTCACAGCGAGCGTGTCGAAGCCACAAAGCAGGCACTTGCTGAATGCGATCGGCTGATCGTCAAACTGCGGAAGGTTCCGGATGACGTGGAGGCACGGTTTACGCTCGGCAGGACATTCCTGCAACACGTCTCCGAGAAACAGGGAGTGGTCTGGCTCCGCAGTGTTCTCGACCACGATCCGCAGCACCAGCCGACACACCGACTCCTTGCCGATTTCTATCGCGACCATGCCGACGAAAATCCCGAGTTCGCAGCTCTGGCCGACTACCACCGCAGGCAGCTTCAAGCCGATCAGGAACCGCAGGATGTCACGGAAGACGAGTAA
- a CDS encoding HEAT repeat domain-containing protein → MTTDEQAILDQLNADDWALLYRCRWSQPDADRVVPQLAKLLDSNAPEIRQEALRALFRIGTPAAPAAQRVAELTRTEDPLTRRLAVLALGQIAHTIPDVCVHPLASTLSGPECCRDALRVLAFIGGEAKTAIDQVKPLFDSADAKVRKAAVVAAASIDPSNPEVFALLRKATKDRSRIVRTAASKCLQAGETD, encoded by the coding sequence ATGACCACCGACGAGCAGGCGATTCTTGATCAACTCAACGCCGACGACTGGGCGCTGCTCTATCGGTGCCGGTGGTCGCAGCCTGACGCCGATCGCGTCGTCCCCCAACTGGCGAAGTTGCTCGACAGCAATGCCCCCGAGATCAGGCAGGAGGCACTCCGGGCGCTGTTCCGCATTGGGACGCCCGCTGCCCCGGCCGCCCAGCGTGTCGCGGAACTGACTCGAACTGAAGATCCATTAACCCGACGACTGGCGGTTCTGGCTCTCGGACAGATTGCACACACGATCCCTGACGTGTGCGTGCATCCCCTGGCCTCGACGCTGAGCGGCCCCGAGTGTTGCCGGGATGCCCTCCGCGTGCTCGCGTTCATCGGCGGCGAGGCGAAGACTGCAATCGACCAGGTGAAGCCACTTTTCGATAGCGCCGATGCCAAAGTTCGAAAGGCTGCAGTCGTGGCGGCGGCCAGCATTGATCCTTCCAATCCGGAAGTCTTCGCGTTGCTCCGGAAGGCAACAAAGGACAGAAGTAGAATTGTGCGAACCGCTGCGAGCAAATGCCTGCAGGCCGGAGAGACTGACTGA
- the alaS gene encoding alanine--tRNA ligase has product MKTDEIREAYLSFFESKGCVRRPSDVLVPREDPTVLFTPAGMNQFKNEFLGVGKLEFTRATTCQKCIRTGDIGNVGITAYHHTFFEMLGNFSFGDYFKKEAIHWAWELLTGKQWFGLDPERLTVTVYLDDDEAFGIWEKEIGLPADRIRRDDEYENFWPAGAPTEGPDGVCGPCSEIYYHPPSGGKEVEIWNLVFTQFNRVGNPPDNLRPLPKKNIDTGMGLERIASVMQGVESNFEIDTLKSLCMAAGDSVGLKYSFDAPHGRPLRRVADHVRAVAMCIHEGVQPGNTKQSYVVRQLLRRAVLEGYLLGKQQPFLHSLVPAVVDVMRTPYPDVAESAESVANVIREEEDHFLGIVERGLSKFDRLVENCRKDGASVIPGEAAFELHTQDGFLVELTETMAARYNLKIDRERFTALMKQHEQLSGRVTADSVMAEGPLDALRKTAGGTEFLGYEATQSSAKVVGIIAEKQLVESLEEVGHADAVGIVLDRTPFYGEAGGQVGDIGSLTAEGVLFEVVDTQRDGELLLHIGHLKQGTLQVGDTVDATVKGGRRAGIRRAHSATHLLHHALRQTLGPNAMQRGSKVEDDVLRFDFAHKGPMTPEEIREVEDEINARIAEGAVVSTALMGIKEAREAGAMALFGEKYPDKVRVVSMGEFSKELCGGTHLSNTGQVGLCRIVSEEPVAKGVRRIVAYTGHRAIESVREAEGLLKELSQVLKTPQPQDLPRRAMQLQDEVKQLRQELAKYTRASVADQAAAFLQEADEIEGVKVVCRRVEGGDRDILREYADQLRSGKQDVCLLLATEVEGKVALIAAVSKDLTKKGVKAGDCVREAAKAVGGGGGGRPDLAEAGGKDPSKIDDALAAASSFYSEKLAAAAQA; this is encoded by the coding sequence ACGACGTGCCAGAAGTGCATTCGGACAGGGGACATCGGGAACGTCGGGATCACGGCGTATCACCATACCTTCTTCGAGATGCTGGGGAACTTCTCGTTCGGGGATTACTTCAAGAAGGAAGCGATCCACTGGGCGTGGGAACTGCTGACCGGCAAGCAATGGTTCGGCCTGGATCCCGAGCGACTGACCGTGACGGTCTATCTCGACGACGATGAGGCGTTCGGCATCTGGGAGAAGGAAATCGGTCTCCCCGCCGATCGGATCCGCCGCGACGACGAATACGAGAACTTCTGGCCGGCCGGCGCTCCCACCGAGGGACCCGACGGGGTTTGCGGGCCGTGCAGCGAGATCTACTACCATCCGCCCAGCGGCGGTAAGGAAGTCGAGATCTGGAATCTCGTGTTCACGCAGTTCAATCGGGTCGGCAACCCGCCCGACAACCTCCGGCCGCTGCCGAAGAAGAACATCGATACCGGCATGGGGCTCGAGCGGATCGCCTCCGTGATGCAGGGGGTGGAGAGTAACTTCGAGATCGACACCCTCAAGTCGCTCTGCATGGCCGCTGGCGATTCGGTCGGTCTGAAGTACTCGTTCGACGCTCCGCACGGCCGTCCACTCCGCCGTGTTGCCGACCATGTTCGTGCCGTCGCGATGTGCATCCACGAAGGGGTGCAGCCGGGCAACACGAAGCAGAGTTACGTCGTGCGTCAGCTGTTGCGACGGGCGGTCCTCGAAGGCTACCTGCTCGGCAAGCAGCAGCCGTTTCTGCATTCGCTCGTTCCCGCTGTCGTCGACGTGATGCGGACGCCCTATCCCGACGTTGCCGAATCGGCCGAGTCGGTCGCCAACGTGATTCGGGAGGAGGAAGACCACTTCCTCGGCATCGTCGAACGGGGACTCTCGAAATTTGATCGGCTGGTCGAGAACTGCCGGAAGGACGGGGCCAGTGTCATTCCGGGCGAAGCCGCCTTCGAACTGCACACGCAGGATGGCTTTCTGGTCGAGCTGACCGAGACCATGGCGGCCCGGTACAACCTCAAGATCGACCGCGAGCGGTTTACCGCGCTGATGAAGCAGCACGAGCAGCTCAGCGGCCGGGTGACGGCCGACTCGGTCATGGCCGAAGGACCGCTGGATGCTCTGAGGAAGACCGCCGGCGGAACCGAATTCCTCGGCTACGAGGCGACGCAGTCGTCGGCGAAGGTCGTGGGCATCATCGCCGAAAAGCAGCTGGTCGAGTCGCTTGAAGAAGTTGGCCATGCGGATGCCGTCGGCATCGTTCTCGATCGCACGCCGTTCTACGGCGAGGCGGGCGGGCAGGTCGGAGACATTGGCAGTTTGACCGCCGAGGGGGTGCTCTTCGAAGTGGTCGATACGCAGCGGGATGGCGAACTGCTGCTGCACATCGGACATCTCAAGCAGGGAACGCTGCAGGTCGGGGACACCGTCGACGCCACCGTCAAAGGGGGGCGTCGTGCCGGAATCCGTCGGGCGCACTCCGCGACGCACCTGCTGCACCACGCGTTGCGGCAAACGCTCGGCCCGAATGCGATGCAGCGGGGTTCGAAGGTCGAAGATGACGTGCTGCGATTCGATTTCGCCCACAAGGGGCCGATGACACCCGAGGAGATCCGCGAGGTCGAAGACGAGATCAATGCCCGGATTGCCGAAGGGGCCGTGGTCAGCACGGCCCTGATGGGAATCAAGGAGGCCCGCGAAGCCGGCGCGATGGCGCTGTTCGGCGAAAAGTATCCGGACAAGGTTCGCGTCGTTTCGATGGGAGAGTTCAGCAAGGAACTGTGTGGCGGGACGCATCTGTCGAACACTGGTCAGGTCGGACTGTGCCGGATCGTTTCCGAAGAGCCGGTCGCCAAGGGGGTGCGTCGGATTGTTGCCTACACCGGTCACCGGGCCATCGAGAGCGTCCGCGAGGCGGAAGGGCTGCTGAAGGAACTTTCGCAGGTCCTCAAGACGCCTCAGCCACAGGACCTGCCTCGCCGGGCAATGCAGCTGCAGGACGAAGTCAAACAGCTCCGGCAGGAGCTGGCAAAGTACACACGCGCCTCGGTGGCCGATCAGGCAGCCGCGTTCCTCCAGGAGGCGGACGAAATCGAAGGCGTCAAAGTCGTCTGCCGCCGCGTCGAAGGTGGCGACCGCGACATCCTGCGGGAGTATGCCGATCAGCTCCGCTCCGGCAAGCAGGACGTCTGCCTGCTGCTGGCGACGGAAGTCGAGGGGAAAGTGGCCCTCATCGCTGCCGTCAGCAAGGACCTCACAAAGAAAGGGGTCAAAGCGGGGGACTGCGTGCGTGAAGCGGCGAAGGCGGTGGGGGGCGGCGGAGGTGGCCGTCCCGACCTGGCCGAGGCTGGCGGCAAAGATCCCTCGAAGATCGACGACGCGCTTGCCGCGGCGTCCAGCTTCTATTCCGAAAAACTGGCCGCTGCAGCACAGGCATAG